From the genome of Spirosomataceae bacterium TFI 002, one region includes:
- a CDS encoding Predicted dehydrogenase, protein MNKKSNSSRRQFIKTGAVAASSFFIVPRHVLGKGYISPSDKLNLAAIGSGGKGRSDITNAWNNGAENIVALCDVDTGQCADVIKKFPKAKIYSDFRKMLEEQKDIDAVTISTPDHVHGIAAMAAMELGKHVYVQKPLTHNLYEARKLTEYARNNNIVTQMGNQGASNPGQQQMIEWFNKGLIGDVDEVHVWTNRPVWPQGIPVPTEKPPMPETMSKENWDLFIGPASFVDYHPLYHPFKWRGWWDFGTGALGDMGCHLIDPPFRVLELGYPTEVECSVGQVFLKDWEAEYIPEGCPPSSHVQLKFPGTRVNKKEVTMVWYDGGIRPFHPSIIPADHDIGEKGSGNGVMLMGSKGVMTCGTYGLEPKVYLNTGEILELPKNFKTSNKNENMKEYGHHVSWTDAVKAGFNSKEHKGLTSSFDYSGPLTETVIMGNVAIRSYQEANGGTGRGRKFEGRKKLLWDGNAMRITNYDEANKFVKRDYRDGWKLI, encoded by the coding sequence ATGAATAAAAAATCTAATAGCAGTAGAAGACAGTTTATCAAGACAGGAGCAGTTGCGGCTTCTTCTTTTTTTATTGTCCCTCGTCATGTACTCGGTAAAGGATATATTTCGCCAAGCGATAAACTCAATCTTGCTGCCATAGGTTCTGGCGGAAAAGGAAGAAGCGACATTACCAATGCTTGGAACAATGGTGCGGAAAACATTGTCGCACTTTGTGATGTAGATACAGGACAATGTGCAGATGTGATCAAGAAGTTTCCAAAGGCTAAAATATACAGCGATTTCAGGAAAATGCTGGAAGAGCAAAAAGACATTGATGCTGTAACTATTTCTACTCCTGATCACGTACATGGTATCGCTGCAATGGCTGCTATGGAACTAGGGAAGCATGTATATGTACAGAAACCCCTAACGCATAATTTATACGAAGCTAGGAAGCTCACAGAATATGCAAGAAACAATAATATTGTAACCCAAATGGGTAACCAAGGGGCGTCTAACCCTGGTCAGCAACAGATGATCGAATGGTTTAACAAAGGTTTGATTGGTGATGTGGACGAGGTTCATGTATGGACCAATAGACCAGTATGGCCACAAGGAATTCCGGTACCAACGGAGAAGCCACCTATGCCAGAAACCATGTCGAAAGAGAACTGGGATTTGTTTATTGGGCCTGCAAGCTTTGTAGATTACCATCCGCTATATCACCCATTCAAATGGCGTGGATGGTGGGACTTCGGGACTGGTGCTCTTGGTGACATGGGGTGTCACTTGATCGATCCTCCATTTAGAGTTCTTGAGTTAGGATATCCTACAGAAGTAGAGTGTAGTGTAGGACAAGTATTTCTGAAAGATTGGGAGGCTGAGTATATACCAGAAGGGTGTCCACCTTCATCTCATGTACAATTGAAATTTCCAGGGACCAGAGTTAATAAAAAGGAAGTGACAATGGTTTGGTACGATGGAGGTATACGACCATTTCATCCAAGCATAATCCCTGCTGATCATGACATAGGAGAGAAAGGTAGTGGAAATGGCGTGATGCTTATGGGTTCAAAAGGTGTGATGACTTGCGGTACTTATGGCCTAGAGCCTAAAGTTTACTTGAACACAGGTGAAATTCTAGAACTTCCTAAGAATTTCAAAACAAGTAATAAGAACGAAAATATGAAAGAGTACGGCCACCATGTAAGCTGGACTGATGCTGTAAAAGCTGGATTCAATAGTAAAGAGCATAAAGGACTTACTTCATCTTTTGATTATTCTGGACCACTTACAGAAACTGTGATAATGGGCAATGTTGCTATTCGAAGTTATCAAGAAGCCAATGGTGGAACTGGTCGTGGCAGGAAATTCGAAGGTCGTAAAAAACTCCTTTGGGATGGAAACGCTATGCGAATTACCAATTACGACGAAGCGAATAAATTCGTGAAGCGTGATTACCGCGATGGTTGGAAATTAATTTAA
- a CDS encoding Por secretion system C-terminal sorting domain-containing protein, which produces MLRKTFLFFLLFTSILGLHAQSLVENFTYSNDAVLTANNWNEHSGNGSNPILATNGLSFFDLNEPTAAAKLSGGGQDIHRSFQAINTGAVYTRLLVNIKSASSDGEYFFHLGPSSLGTEFRGRVFAKSENGSLKFGVSKSSSNPNYTTQNFEFGKTYLLVLKYTFNTGNNNDDAVDLAVLSSTADLASEGFMVSASLGESDAGNIGSVALRQGSNGKAATLILDEILLSDNWKAVTTLKTPASLDLNFPENLYAFDRNCRDQSVFQGSLVANKQDAQLNLWSTDTDKVTFSTDGKIWSNQLSFKSATGNYSESIFIKYKIAIDKDKQNIELKIDDFDANELLNKSIVFRKIELASDCSLSISDFKNLKENEVARVTGVVSASANEFGYFNYIQDAGNGLRINGDYKWLIGDSISFFGQKGIDNQEVVIQKDTCCDVFESIQNRGKGILKIYQTSIDNISQYEGRLVQIKNASLTDKNFVFLPNSNEKIADEKGTLETRVWSNTDLDGLAKPQEAGTWQGVVGRYGDKLQLFPRKREDVVGVQTFQFPPNSNPEKTFDLAAWNVEWFGSSGNGPYDDEKQFENVQKTLSDLNADAYVLTEVSSLDYFDRLVSSVPNYAGKCSPAVSGGFSDGEVQRVCLVYNKEVVSLKELRPLLKGTPVISNYPDGFDRFWASGRLPALFVCDVELNNVTKRLHIIGIHSRANRNTVEERELVYEMRKKDIEVLKDSLDLHFSAASIIIAGDFNDDLDESVVYDITESSYKPFVDDKNNWNMISKSLSDRGFKSYIGYDNVIDHIGISNELNNNYINESVFLALPFIDIPDYPNTTSDHLPVMARFLFNQSDPITSNDLLEVDSVLVFPNPTNGDLQIKVDPELKFESQLFNQMGILIFDSKGTKEQLEKKISRQLKKYGQGLYLLKLIIGNEAKTYKIVNQ; this is translated from the coding sequence ATGCTACGAAAAACGTTTTTATTCTTTCTTCTTTTTACTTCGATTTTAGGTTTACATGCACAATCTCTTGTTGAGAATTTTACTTATTCAAATGATGCCGTTTTAACAGCAAACAACTGGAATGAACATAGTGGAAATGGCTCAAATCCTATTTTAGCCACTAATGGGCTAAGCTTTTTTGACTTAAATGAGCCTACAGCAGCTGCCAAGTTAAGTGGTGGTGGACAAGATATTCACCGTTCTTTTCAGGCAATAAATACTGGGGCTGTTTATACAAGATTATTAGTAAATATAAAAAGTGCTTCTTCGGATGGGGAGTACTTTTTCCATTTGGGGCCATCCAGTTTAGGAACAGAGTTTAGAGGAAGAGTTTTTGCGAAAAGTGAAAACGGCAGCTTGAAATTTGGAGTTTCTAAGTCATCAAGCAACCCTAATTATACTACTCAGAATTTCGAGTTTGGCAAAACTTACTTGTTGGTTCTAAAATATACATTTAACACAGGAAATAATAACGATGACGCTGTGGACCTGGCTGTATTGAGTTCCACTGCCGACTTAGCTTCAGAAGGCTTCATGGTCTCAGCCTCTTTGGGTGAGTCGGATGCTGGTAATATAGGGTCTGTAGCATTGCGACAAGGTTCCAATGGAAAAGCAGCTACCCTTATTTTGGACGAAATACTCCTTTCAGATAATTGGAAAGCTGTCACGACTTTAAAAACGCCAGCTTCCTTAGATTTAAACTTCCCTGAAAACCTTTATGCTTTTGATAGAAACTGTAGAGACCAGTCTGTTTTTCAAGGTTCGTTGGTGGCAAACAAACAAGACGCTCAATTAAACTTATGGAGTACAGATACAGACAAAGTCACTTTCTCCACAGATGGTAAAATTTGGTCAAATCAACTTAGTTTCAAGTCAGCAACGGGAAATTATAGCGAGTCTATTTTTATTAAATACAAGATTGCCATTGACAAAGACAAGCAGAATATTGAGCTTAAAATAGATGATTTCGATGCAAATGAATTGTTGAACAAAAGCATAGTTTTTAGAAAAATTGAGCTGGCTTCGGATTGTAGTTTAAGTATCAGTGATTTTAAGAATTTAAAAGAAAATGAAGTGGCGAGAGTCACTGGAGTTGTTTCTGCTTCGGCAAATGAATTTGGGTATTTTAACTACATTCAAGATGCTGGAAATGGTTTAAGAATTAATGGAGATTACAAATGGCTCATAGGTGATTCTATTTCATTTTTTGGTCAAAAAGGTATTGATAATCAGGAAGTTGTAATTCAAAAAGATACTTGCTGCGACGTGTTTGAATCAATTCAAAATAGGGGGAAAGGGATACTGAAAATTTATCAAACGAGTATAGACAATATAAGCCAATATGAAGGTCGTTTGGTTCAAATTAAGAACGCCTCCTTGACCGATAAAAACTTTGTTTTTTTACCCAACTCTAACGAAAAAATAGCAGACGAAAAAGGAACTTTGGAAACAAGAGTTTGGTCAAATACCGACTTGGATGGACTTGCCAAGCCACAGGAAGCCGGAACATGGCAAGGAGTAGTAGGTAGGTATGGCGATAAACTTCAATTATTTCCGCGAAAAAGGGAAGATGTTGTAGGTGTGCAGACATTTCAATTTCCTCCCAATTCAAACCCAGAAAAAACATTTGACCTCGCTGCTTGGAATGTCGAGTGGTTTGGTAGTTCTGGGAATGGACCTTACGATGACGAAAAGCAATTTGAAAATGTGCAGAAAACTTTGTCAGACCTAAATGCTGATGCATATGTACTGACCGAGGTTTCTAGCCTTGATTATTTTGATAGGTTGGTTTCATCCGTACCCAACTATGCGGGAAAATGCTCACCAGCAGTTAGTGGAGGATTTTCTGATGGAGAGGTACAGCGGGTTTGTCTTGTATACAATAAAGAAGTGGTCAGTTTAAAAGAACTTAGACCCTTATTGAAAGGAACGCCAGTTATCAGTAACTATCCAGATGGTTTCGATCGTTTTTGGGCATCAGGAAGATTACCAGCTTTATTTGTTTGTGATGTAGAGCTCAACAATGTCACAAAACGCCTCCATATTATAGGTATTCATTCTCGAGCAAATCGCAATACTGTGGAAGAGCGAGAACTAGTTTATGAAATGAGGAAAAAGGACATTGAAGTGTTGAAAGATAGCCTTGATCTTCATTTTTCTGCCGCAAGTATTATTATTGCTGGTGACTTTAATGATGATTTGGACGAAAGTGTAGTTTATGATATTACAGAGTCATCCTACAAACCATTTGTAGATGATAAAAACAACTGGAATATGATTTCCAAGTCTTTGAGCGATAGAGGCTTTAAGTCTTATATTGGTTACGACAATGTGATTGACCACATTGGTATTTCGAATGAGTTAAATAACAACTATATCAATGAGTCCGTATTTCTTGCACTACCTTTTATAGATATCCCAGATTATCCCAACACTACAAGTGACCATTTGCCAGTAATGGCTAGGTTTCTATTTAATCAAAGTGACCCTATTACCTCAAATGACCTTTTAGAAGTGGATTCTGTATTGGTTTTTCCTAATCCTACTAATGGTGATTTGCAAATCAAAGTTGACCCTGAGCTCAAGTTTGAAAGTCAGCTTTTTAACCAAATGGGAATATTGATTTTTGACTCAAAGGGGACGAAAGAGCAATTAGAAAAGAAAATTTCTAGGCAGTTGAAAAAATACGGTCAAGGTCTTTATTTATTGAAGTTAATTATTGGAAATGAAGCTAAAACTTACAAAATTGTAAATCAATAA
- a CDS encoding arsenate reductase, whose product MLLYTKIQQFIDTIETDGISTERKKVLDPFVQSLRDDVKSQSLVNINFICTHNSRRSHLGQIWAKTMATYYGLHHVHTYSGGTEATAIYKSVLKALEHSGFESIPLSETTNPVFGIKMGEELEPIVAFSKKYYHQFNPASNFFAVLTCDSADENCPVIFGAKKRFPIKYIDPKVSDGTPQEDEIYQQRSLQIAQEMKYVFSQLNG is encoded by the coding sequence ATGTTACTATATACCAAAATTCAGCAATTTATTGACACCATTGAAACCGATGGAATCTCTACAGAGAGGAAAAAAGTTTTAGATCCGTTTGTTCAATCTCTGCGTGATGATGTAAAATCACAAAGTCTCGTGAACATTAACTTTATATGTACGCACAATTCTCGTAGAAGTCATTTAGGTCAAATATGGGCTAAAACCATGGCCACTTATTATGGATTACATCACGTACATACTTATTCCGGAGGTACGGAGGCTACTGCAATTTATAAAAGTGTTTTAAAAGCTTTGGAGCATTCTGGTTTTGAGTCGATTCCATTGAGCGAAACCACTAATCCAGTCTTCGGGATTAAAATGGGAGAGGAGCTTGAGCCCATTGTGGCTTTTTCCAAAAAGTATTACCACCAATTTAACCCAGCATCCAACTTTTTTGCAGTGCTTACTTGTGATAGTGCGGATGAAAACTGCCCAGTTATTTTTGGAGCAAAAAAACGTTTCCCTATCAAGTATATTGACCCGAAGGTTAGTGACGGTACTCCACAAGAGGATGAAATCTACCAACAGCGAAGTTTGCAAATCGCCCAAGAAATGAAGTACGTTTTTTCCCAATTGAATGGTTAA
- a CDS encoding phosphinothricin acetyltransferase — protein MIFENISAENYTHVSTIYEEGLSTGIASFETIVPSWEQWDANHLEFGRVALLVNDQYVGWAALSPTSKRLAYKGVAELSLYIGKSFKGNGFGDILMQKIIEICDSNGIWTIHAGIFRENEASRKLHLKHGFREIGYRERVAQRNGKWHDNFIYERRSKTIGI, from the coding sequence ATGATTTTTGAGAACATTTCGGCTGAGAATTATACCCACGTCTCAACTATTTACGAAGAAGGCTTATCTACCGGTATAGCAAGTTTTGAGACCATTGTCCCGAGTTGGGAGCAATGGGATGCGAACCACCTAGAGTTTGGTAGAGTAGCTTTATTAGTAAATGACCAGTACGTAGGCTGGGCGGCACTTTCGCCTACTTCCAAGCGACTGGCATATAAGGGCGTTGCAGAGTTAAGCCTGTACATCGGGAAGAGCTTTAAAGGAAATGGTTTTGGCGATATCCTAATGCAAAAGATCATTGAGATTTGCGATTCTAATGGGATTTGGACCATTCATGCAGGTATTTTCCGAGAAAACGAAGCAAGTAGAAAACTGCACCTTAAACATGGTTTCCGAGAGATTGGCTACAGAGAAAGAGTTGCCCAGCGAAATGGCAAATGGCATGACAATTTTATATACGAAAGAAGAAGTAAAACCATAGGAATTTAA
- a CDS encoding DNA-binding transcriptional regulator, ArsR family, with amino-acid sequence MGISKSEIFSEQQNMIANFAKAFGHPARVAIIQKLFKIDGCVCGDLVDEIGLAQATISQHLRELKQLGLIKGTVEGTSVCYCIDEENWTSMKETMAELLNLDIKSKTGCC; translated from the coding sequence ATGGGAATTTCGAAGTCTGAGATATTTAGCGAGCAGCAAAACATGATTGCAAATTTTGCAAAAGCATTTGGCCATCCAGCTAGAGTAGCAATCATTCAGAAACTGTTTAAAATAGATGGCTGTGTATGTGGAGACCTTGTAGATGAGATAGGGCTTGCACAAGCAACAATTTCACAACATTTACGAGAATTGAAACAACTCGGCCTTATCAAAGGAACAGTAGAAGGCACGAGTGTGTGTTACTGTATTGATGAAGAGAATTGGACGAGTATGAAAGAAACCATGGCAGAGTTGTTAAACCTCGATATCAAGTCGAAAACAGGATGTTGTTAA
- a CDS encoding Outer membrane protein beta-barrel domain-containing protein — translation MKKILIILLTSNFTFAQEGPLEMKSNTEGFSVGVNFNSLGWSSDYFTLLDDQESNGVGVGVELGYGITQRFEVIGRFDFSTLALENEWDYFTMGNAELMARFNPGATTKKFRPYVELGVGNQGVSVSPIFFNNQQVEYAFSGIGFAYGAGLNFFLNRNLLITANLAGSTGNMSSFTINGVGGIEDVPDVSNFRIRIGGRFYFKDL, via the coding sequence ATGAAAAAAATCTTGATTATACTCTTAACATCCAATTTCACTTTCGCTCAAGAAGGCCCACTAGAAATGAAATCAAATACAGAAGGTTTCAGTGTGGGAGTTAATTTTAATTCACTCGGCTGGTCGTCTGATTATTTCACGCTATTGGATGATCAAGAATCAAATGGGGTAGGAGTAGGTGTGGAACTTGGCTATGGAATTACACAGCGTTTCGAAGTCATAGGACGGTTTGATTTTAGTACCCTTGCTTTAGAAAACGAATGGGATTATTTCACAATGGGTAATGCTGAGTTAATGGCGAGGTTCAATCCTGGTGCTACAACAAAAAAGTTTAGACCGTATGTTGAGCTTGGAGTTGGAAACCAAGGTGTATCGGTTAGCCCTATATTCTTCAATAATCAGCAAGTTGAATACGCGTTTAGTGGAATTGGTTTTGCTTATGGAGCGGGACTCAATTTCTTCTTAAATCGTAATCTTTTAATTACTGCAAACTTGGCTGGAAGTACAGGAAATATGAGCAGTTTTACGATCAACGGTGTTGGCGGTATAGAGGATGTGCCAGATGTTTCCAACTTCAGAATCAGGATTGGTGGGAGGTTCTATTTTAAGGATTTGTAA
- a CDS encoding serine/threonine protein kinase, with translation MIGRLISTYRIEELIGEGGMGTVYRAVDTILGRDVALKMLHPNLISQSTFFERFKNEAQILARLNHPNIATLHNFIEDQGDFFMVMEYIEGEDLERKLKKTGHFSVNSTLRIAKQAIQGLIHAHFKGVFHRDLKPANLIVTNDNQVKIMDFGIAKAVGSEKLTQVNRLVGTLEYIAPELLKGGEPSVQSDLYALGVVMYELLTAKMPFHANTDYDLMQQIIHNKPIAISERSVEIPKDLWVVIKKLLDKKPNNRYATAQELSAALDAIKLEVPKTKPSPVFANFKKPKINVKLPTVPKIAWKIPSFETHKVWYILSGSVVLALTILFAISPSKEVIDPQEVSPEMEEVAEVIQPSNSGVTQPIPFGNNINKPNNDTQEENPPKVKEREVKKDESQSRKTKLPVKEQPEPVKKEKVEEVTKEEVRQEVPVVKEEPKPVSNVAKPQKITLSGQKITVALQETVNSANVSEGHNTSFVVTKPLVIKGVTVFSKGAMARGVVSDIRKSNALRKEVMEIRIKEVKAENGQWIPVKAAVFRLVGESSGSSVVFSKGQQFIAETTYITIEI, from the coding sequence ATGATCGGACGACTCATATCAACATATAGAATTGAAGAACTCATAGGTGAAGGCGGCATGGGAACCGTTTATCGTGCTGTAGATACCATTTTGGGCCGTGATGTAGCACTCAAAATGTTGCATCCCAATTTGATTTCACAATCGACATTTTTTGAGAGATTCAAAAATGAAGCTCAGATTCTCGCGAGACTAAACCATCCCAATATTGCCACACTTCATAACTTCATTGAAGATCAAGGAGATTTCTTCATGGTGATGGAGTACATCGAAGGGGAGGATTTAGAAAGAAAGCTTAAAAAAACAGGCCACTTTTCAGTTAATTCAACATTAAGAATTGCCAAACAAGCGATTCAGGGTTTGATTCATGCACATTTTAAAGGTGTTTTTCACCGAGATTTAAAACCAGCCAACCTTATAGTTACCAATGACAATCAGGTTAAAATCATGGACTTTGGTATTGCTAAAGCTGTTGGTAGCGAGAAGTTAACGCAAGTCAATCGGCTTGTAGGAACACTAGAGTATATTGCCCCTGAGCTTTTGAAAGGAGGGGAGCCTTCTGTTCAATCAGATTTGTATGCTCTAGGAGTTGTCATGTACGAGTTGCTGACCGCAAAAATGCCTTTCCATGCAAATACGGATTATGATCTCATGCAGCAGATCATTCATAACAAGCCTATTGCAATTTCGGAGCGATCGGTTGAAATTCCTAAGGACTTATGGGTGGTTATAAAAAAGCTTTTGGACAAAAAGCCAAACAATAGGTATGCAACAGCACAAGAGCTTTCGGCAGCGTTGGATGCAATAAAATTGGAAGTTCCTAAAACAAAACCAAGCCCGGTTTTTGCCAATTTCAAAAAGCCTAAAATTAATGTTAAGCTCCCCACAGTTCCCAAAATAGCATGGAAGATTCCGTCATTTGAAACCCATAAAGTTTGGTATATTTTAAGTGGATCTGTAGTGCTAGCACTTACTATTTTGTTTGCAATTTCTCCAAGTAAAGAAGTAATTGATCCCCAGGAAGTTTCTCCAGAAATGGAAGAAGTCGCAGAAGTTATACAACCGAGCAATAGTGGTGTAACACAACCAATTCCATTTGGAAATAACATAAATAAACCTAACAATGACACTCAAGAAGAGAATCCTCCAAAAGTGAAGGAACGAGAAGTAAAAAAGGACGAATCTCAAAGTAGAAAAACAAAGCTCCCAGTGAAAGAGCAACCAGAACCTGTGAAAAAGGAAAAGGTGGAAGAGGTAACGAAAGAAGAAGTAAGGCAGGAAGTTCCAGTTGTAAAAGAAGAGCCAAAGCCGGTCTCAAATGTCGCAAAGCCACAAAAAATAACATTGAGTGGCCAAAAAATCACGGTGGCCTTACAAGAAACCGTTAATTCTGCTAATGTAAGTGAGGGGCATAATACATCTTTTGTAGTTACGAAACCTCTGGTTATTAAAGGAGTAACAGTGTTCTCTAAAGGTGCAATGGCTCGAGGTGTGGTGTCAGACATACGTAAATCCAATGCATTAAGAAAAGAAGTTATGGAGATTAGGATAAAGGAAGTAAAAGCCGAAAATGGGCAATGGATACCAGTTAAAGCTGCTGTTTTTCGACTTGTAGGTGAATCCTCTGGAAGCTCAGTTGTTTTTTCAAAAGGCCAGCAATTCATTGCCGAAACGACTTACATAACTATTGAAATTTAA
- a CDS encoding protein serine/threonine phosphatase, which translates to MKKIFKYIGNLFTGSKAKQNADSQVVTEGQAIRAIVVTDLGNVRKNNEDTAYFVRPNDPKVRESKGYLGIVADGMGGHAAGEVASKMAVEQIRKSYYETQANIKAGLKAAFELANRKINQKAQSDQSKKGMGTTATAVVILNNELYCAHVGDSRLYHLSKTGIKQLSNDHTYIQELLRKGEISPEKAAVHPERNVLTRAMGTQKSVEVDVAKIKAPFEVGERLLLCSDGLYDYLNDQEIYKTAAEGELKTCAYELVNTAKQRGGHDNITVMIIEAIGEDKSIETKVTMDLDDLVRNSESVTKEIDIK; encoded by the coding sequence ATGAAGAAAATATTTAAATATATAGGAAACCTCTTTACTGGAAGTAAAGCTAAGCAAAATGCTGACAGTCAGGTGGTAACTGAAGGCCAGGCGATTAGAGCAATTGTAGTCACCGACCTTGGAAATGTCCGAAAGAACAATGAGGATACAGCTTATTTTGTAAGGCCCAATGATCCCAAAGTGAGGGAAAGTAAAGGATACTTAGGAATTGTTGCAGATGGAATGGGTGGTCATGCCGCAGGCGAAGTAGCAAGTAAAATGGCTGTAGAGCAAATTCGCAAATCATACTACGAAACACAAGCAAATATAAAAGCTGGGTTGAAAGCTGCATTTGAATTGGCCAATCGTAAAATCAACCAAAAAGCCCAAAGTGATCAAAGTAAAAAAGGAATGGGGACTACGGCAACCGCAGTAGTGATTCTTAACAATGAATTGTACTGTGCTCATGTGGGAGATAGCAGGCTTTACCACCTTTCAAAAACTGGAATAAAGCAATTGTCCAATGACCATACTTACATTCAAGAGCTACTCAGGAAAGGCGAAATATCTCCAGAGAAAGCAGCGGTTCATCCCGAGCGAAATGTGCTCACAAGAGCTATGGGGACACAAAAATCCGTTGAAGTCGATGTTGCTAAGATAAAGGCTCCATTTGAAGTAGGAGAGCGGTTATTGCTTTGTAGCGACGGACTTTATGACTACCTCAATGATCAAGAGATTTATAAAACTGCTGCAGAAGGAGAGTTGAAAACTTGTGCTTATGAACTCGTAAATACAGCCAAGCAGCGAGGTGGTCATGATAACATTACGGTTATGATTATTGAAGCTATAGGAGAGGATAAATCGATTGAAACCAAAGTGACAATGGACCTTGATGACTTAGTAAGAAATAGTGAGTCGGTTACTAAAGAAATAGATATTAAATAA
- a CDS encoding Serine/threonine protein kinase (manually curated): MSLIGQKFNGFKLLRLLGSGGMGEVYYAFHDEMKREAAVKVLYKKDMMRRFKNEAYIQSSVNHKNITQLYEFGEIDGKPCIAMEFVNGLMLDQYVQKRPLLSNESIKHIFIQVCEAINYLHEKGIQHRDIKPSNIKITEAGEVKLLDFGISKARYTPKLTQEGYMVGTVDFMSPEQFRGTNSIQSDVWALGVLLYFLCTKELPFQTKDILEQRTKINNASYTSPNVYNENIDRKYTFLISRMLNVKTSKRPFISDVIETLKGNSKPVAHAHLEASSFSIMKYFPWVLALVLIVITLKLVLDAGSTQKRGNEIITSDFSQIEVVVQNSNHVSLQLEDGSVLTQKPFIINKPIGGKMEILLKEGKYEKKVIIDKDFKEGRFMCTMEYQGQ, from the coding sequence ATGTCTCTCATTGGTCAAAAATTTAATGGATTTAAACTACTTCGGCTCTTGGGATCTGGTGGCATGGGAGAGGTTTATTATGCATTTCATGACGAAATGAAGCGTGAGGCTGCGGTTAAGGTTTTGTACAAAAAAGACATGATGCGTCGGTTCAAAAACGAAGCATACATCCAGTCTTCAGTAAATCACAAAAACATTACTCAGCTGTATGAATTTGGCGAAATAGATGGAAAGCCATGCATCGCAATGGAGTTTGTAAATGGCTTGATGCTAGATCAATATGTGCAAAAGCGACCATTGTTGTCCAATGAAAGTATCAAGCATATTTTTATTCAAGTATGTGAGGCGATTAATTACCTGCACGAAAAAGGAATTCAGCATCGTGACATCAAACCATCAAATATTAAGATTACAGAAGCTGGAGAAGTTAAGTTACTAGATTTTGGGATTTCAAAAGCAAGATATACTCCCAAACTAACACAAGAAGGATACATGGTTGGCACCGTTGATTTTATGTCTCCTGAACAGTTTAGAGGAACCAATAGTATTCAATCTGATGTGTGGGCTCTAGGTGTTTTACTTTACTTCTTGTGTACGAAGGAATTACCTTTTCAAACAAAAGACATACTTGAACAAAGGACCAAAATCAATAATGCTTCTTATACGTCACCCAATGTTTACAACGAGAACATAGATCGCAAATACACCTTTCTTATTAGCCGCATGCTGAATGTGAAGACAAGTAAAAGGCCCTTTATATCTGATGTTATTGAAACTTTAAAAGGTAATTCTAAACCAGTTGCTCATGCTCACTTGGAGGCCTCTAGCTTTTCGATTATGAAGTATTTTCCTTGGGTATTGGCACTTGTTTTAATTGTCATCACTTTAAAACTTGTCTTAGATGCAGGTTCAACTCAGAAAAGGGGCAACGAAATTATTACTTCAGACTTTTCTCAAATAGAAGTAGTAGTACAAAACTCAAATCATGTCTCGCTGCAATTAGAAGATGGTTCTGTGCTGACTCAGAAACCATTTATTATTAACAAGCCAATAGGAGGAAAAATGGAAATTCTATTAAAAGAAGGAAAGTATGAGAAAAAGGTAATCATAGATAAAGACTTTAAAGAAGGAAGGTTTATGTGTACCATGGAATACCAAGGCCAATGA